Within the Miscanthus floridulus cultivar M001 chromosome 17, ASM1932011v1, whole genome shotgun sequence genome, the region AACCCAAACATAAGCTAAACTAATAGCAATAACCAAAAAACACACAAACATGTGTCGAGTCACATCAATACCTCAGCGTGCGCGTCAGATCCATCGGCCGCCCCGGCGCCGTGGCTCGCCATCCTCCTAGAACTCCAACCCTAACCACCAATCAaccaccacagccgccgccacaCGCTCGCGATTCGATCCGCGTCGAGGAGGGGGTATGGATCAGATGCGTCAGACGAACCAGAAGCAGAGGGGAAATTCGGGGCCGAACGGGTGCGTAAAGCCGTCcgtcgatttttttttaattatatatGATGATTGACTGAAAAAGTTTTCCCTCCGCGGAAAGCGAGGAGATGTGCGAAGGAAACGGAAAAGGAGTCCCTGCCCTTTCGGGCGCGTTGCGGGTTGGGTTCGAGGTGTCGTCAACGGCCTGCGGCGCCCGCGTCGGAGCGGAGGGTGACAGTTGCGGAGCGTGGAGAAAGTAGGAAGGCCGGATGGGAGGGAAGCGGCCTGGGGGTGTGTCGGAGGCTCGGAGCGGTTTCCGGAGGCGGGGATGGCTTCCTAGTTCGTAgagagggagcagcaggatgGAGAGCGGCGACGCCGACGACGCGGCGGCGTAGAGTGTGAGCGTTAGGGGAAAGGGATGAGGAGGTGCCGAGGTCTGCGACTGGCGGCCGCCTCAGTTCTCAGGCGAGATGGGGGGAGCCAGCCGGCGAATATGGTGGCCAATATGGTGAGATTGGAAAGGACGTCGCCGGTTAAGATAGGCGGGGCCGCGTGGGGGAGGGCCGGAGGGGGAACCACCGTGAGGACTCGGCGAGAGAGAGAAAGGCTGCGGGGCCCGACTAACAGTGGGAACAAAGTATCAGCCCCTTGGCTTGACCCATATCAAACcaattaataataataatctaCGATTTTATATGATTGTATCAGCACTAGCCGAACAGGCTGTATCACGGTGCTGTCAGAAAATAACTAAACTTTTTTCAGCTTTCTATGAAATTGATATTCAGTCTCATTTGTTTGTTTATTGGGTTAATTGGATTAGTGTCATTATAATTCTCGCGTCTCTTAGAAATACTATTACTATTTAGCTTATTGTAAGAGTGCTATTATAATTACACTGGAATCTGAAAAATACCATTATATACACTTGTCGCGACGTTTGGCCCACGTGCAGGTGTATACAGGGGTTACATACATGCGTATGGACCGTGTTGCCCTCAGTACATGTGCCCTAGGGTTTGACTCAATCAACTGAATCCATCtagtctccaccgcctcctctctGCCTCACGCGAACCCTAGGAAGTCCGCCTCGGAGGCGACTGCGACGACTGCTCGATGCGGCGGCGATCGCGACTACCGAGGGCCGCGGCGTGGACCGCGACTACTGCTGCTCCTCCCCCGCCCCATCTGCTAAGCGGAGGCGACTACGACCGGCGACGGCGGCGACTACTGCTTGCGGCACGGCGACCACGACTACTGTTGCTCCTTTCCCGCCTCATCTGCTGACCGGAGATGGCATCCACAGCTACCAGTTCAAGTGTTGCAGCAATGGATGACAGCATACCGAGGTATTTTCGATCTGACATGACTTTCCCTCGACGAATAGGCTAGTTGTTAGGTTACCCTAGTTGTTACTACAATTTGTTGTAGAACTCGTTGACTTGATCTGCTTACTTCCTGCTAGGACCGACCTCTTCTCGCTAGATATTAAAGTTGAAGGTTTCAATACAACAGATGCGTTGGGTAGAAAAGTTTACACCAAAGGTTCAGTGATTAAGTGGAATGTCGAGATAGGGTCGTTTTCTTTAGActtgttgatggaaagcttgCGGAATGAAGTTAAATGGGCCTCTAACCAGTCTGCATATGTGTGGTTCTTTGACAAGAATGTGCAAGAAGATGTTAGATTAGTCAGTGACATTCAGATGATAGATTTGTTTGACATGTATAAGTTTGAAATGTGTTGCTGTTTGTTGGTAGGAGTCTTTGATAATGCTGTTGCTGATGCATTTGAGTATGAGTTGATAGAGCCTTTATGTGTTATTCCACCTGATGATGGAGCAGTCAACCCTTCTGATTTCAATCTTGATGCAAATGCTTGTGCTTCTACCATTCCAAATGCAACTAATGCTTCTACTGCTGCAATTCCAAATGTCCAACCTTCTACCGATGCCATTCCAAATGCAACTAATGCTTCTACTGCTGTCATTTCAAATGCAAATGCTTCTGATGTCATTTCAAATGCAAATGCTTCTTCTGCTGCCATTCCAAATGCCCAAGCTTCTACTGATGCTATTCCAAATGCCCAAGCTTCTACTAATGCCATTTCAAATGCCCAAGCTTCTACTGATGCCAATCCTTGTACTGCTGATGAGTCGAACGTAGAGCCTGATAGGGAGCCAGACATCTTTGACAATGAAGAGGAGTATGTTGGGGttgatgatgagcacatctacatTTCAGTACCACCTACACACCCAGCCAACACTGACAGTGCCCAACCATCTGTTGATAATGCTaatcatgttgttgctgatgaGGTGCTCCTCTTGAGGTAGAAATTGATGATGCAGATCCCCAGGAAATAAATGTCCTCCATGATCCTAAAAATCCAAAGATTGTCAAGGGACAATTGTTTCCTGACATAGTAATATTCAGGAAAGCTATTCGTCATTACGCTGTCAAGAAAGGTTTCGAGTTAGCTAAGTTGCAAACTGACCCAACAAGATTCATTACACATTGTGCTGCCGAAGGGTGCCCATGGAaaattcatgcatctaggattttTTATAATAAAACAATACAGGTTGGTGTGGTCCTTTTATTACTGTTTGTAACTTTTTCGATTATACATATGATACTCATCTTAATTTCTTATGTAGATTAAAACATTGCCTGCTGAACATAATTGTCCAACTACCAAGCTGAGGGAGGGAAAGATGGCTAGTCAAGGTTGGTGTGCAGATAGATTGGCGGACTGGGTCAAGAAGAACCCAAATAAAGGAGCCAAGGATGCAAAGGAAAAGCTAGAAAGAGACTATGGCATTAAACTGAAATACTCCAAGGCATGGTGTGGTTTGAAGGTTGCCCTACAATAGGTTCATGGGAAGTACTCAGAAAGTTTTCAGCTATTGTTCAATTGGAAAGCACAGATAGAAATGAGTTCTCCTAGAAGCATTATAGAGATAGAGTTagaagggaagaagaagaagcgctTCAAGAGGATTTTTGTAGCCCTGAAGCCATGTATCGATGGCTTCTTAGCTGGTTGTAGGCCATTTATAGGTGTAGATGCGTCTGCATTGCATGGTAAATATAGAGGGCAGTTGGCATCAGCACTTCTGTGGATGGGCATAGCTGGTTATATCATGTGGCATATGGTGTTTTTTATTCTAAAACAGAAGACAATTGAAAGTGGTTCATGCAGCAGCTGCATAGAGCAGTGGGTTCACCTACAGGTTTAGTCATATGTACTGATGCTTGTAAAGGACTTGAGAAGGCTGTGGGTGTAGTGTTCCCTGAAGTGGAGTACAGAGAGTGTATGAGGCACATATACAGCAACTTTATGAAGCACTATCAAGAAAATGTGTTTACTGACCACCTATACCCTGCTGCCAGGAGTTACATAGAAGGGCTGTTCAGGTGGCACATGCAGAAGATAGCAGATTTTGCCCCAGATGCCATTGACTTTCTTTAGCAACATCACAATTTGATATGGTACAGGTGTGGATTTTCAGAGCTTAGTAAATGTGACTATTTGACCAATAATGTTTCTGAGAGTTTCAATGCTCAGATAAAGAAGTTGAAAGGACTTCTGCTGCATGAACTTATAGATGGGATTAGGGAACTCATAATGGAAAAGAGGTACTTAAGAAGGCAGATTGGTAAGGATATACAGGATTGTATACTGCCCAATGTCATCAAAGACCTGAACACTATAAGCAAAAACCTCAAAGTTGTGAAGGTTGCAAGAAGTGATGAGGGCATAACTGAAGTAACACTTATAGATGACTGGAACAACCATAAGAGGCACATGGTTGACCTGCAAGGTCACTCCTGTTCATGTAGGGAGTGGCAAATCACAGGAAAACCATACAAACATGCCCTGGCATGGATTCTTTCCAACAGATAGATTTTGTGCATGAGTACTACTCTATTAAGAGATTTAGGGCTGCATATGCTTCTAGAGTTGAGCCATTGCCAGACAGGTCACAGTGGCCATAGGTTGACCTAGGCTTCAAAGTTCTCCCTCCTCTGCTAGGTAGAGCTGCAGGTAGGTCGAGAGTGGTGAGAATTAGAGGAAGCCTTGAGAAAAGTACTACCAAGAAGAAGGTTAGGTGTAAAAGGTGTGGAGATTTTGGGCACTTCTCTAAGACTTGCAAACAACCAGAGCTAGGAGAAGATGGTGAAGTTGGACTGAATTCAAAGGAAAAAAGGTAAAATAATTTATATGCCTCTTTCCAATTCTTGTGACATTCCCTAGTTTTTGGTAATCATAGTGTGCATCTGTAGGAAAAGGCAACAATTGAAAGATGATGACAGTGCTGGACCTtcacaaataaagaagaagaagacaacacctAAGAAGAAGGGTGcacccaagaagaagaagaaaactcctaagaagaagaagacacctaAGAAAAAGAAGCAGCAAAAGAAAGTTGCTGCTCAGCAGCTAGTGTTGTGAGAAGCCTGAAGGACTTCTTAAACACCATGTGATTTGTTGTGATCACAAGAATGAAGGTTATGTATTGTAGGCCTTGAACTTTATGTATTGTAGGCCTTGAACTTGATGTATTGTAGGCCTTGAACTTGATGTCTTATAGGCCTTAAACACCATGTGATAGTTTCTTTTGTCTCCTGAATGTTATGTATTGTAGGCCTTGAACTTGATGTATTGTAGGCCCtgaacttgatgtatgctaggGCCTGAACTCGATGTCTGTTATGGTTAGCACCGAATACTTGATGAATGCCAAGATCTGGAACCTCAGTCCACTTGTCAAGTGTGTTTTCTACTTTTGCTTTCAAAGCAGATTATTTTGATCATTCAACTGTGCagcactgtcgacgaaatatggtcggcagtctacctaggggtatgcccaaggtagtagattatcggcagacagatgcgcaagccccaaacaagacggtgacgcaagacagacacgaggttttatccaggttcggccgccaataaggcgtaatacctacgtcctgcgtctgatttgtattgctgtatgtcaatgagagatatcttttagaggggtcccctgcccgccttatatagtctggggagcagggttacagatctggaaactaatcctagtcagttacaattgccatatgtggccggataaggattcctattctaaccgaccaggatcctgcttgatcgccaaatccgtcttgattccttgtgcgggactccgatcaggttaactgggccgcacgtcatctttcgagtggactgaacccatcgatccgggccagcccaagcttagccgtaagggtataggggttaatacccccacaagcaCCATTGCTAGTTGCTTTTGAGCTGCTTCTCTGTGTTTATCTGGAAGGTGCACCACTTGTCAACGATGACATTTGTGCTGCTTAGATTGTTGTGTGCCAGTTGATTAGTTAGCACCAATGAAACCAAAGCAATGACAATGGAGgcgatgttgattatcttctccCTGAGAAAGCGCTTCTTCTGTGCTGCTGCTTTCTTGCTTGAATAAGATGATGCTGATGAACCTGGACAAGATTGTTGTAAGACAGGTTGCACTCCAACGGGCTCGAAAGGTCACTGAATGAGGAAGGAACTTGACCTTCAAGCTCATTGCTATCCAAGTACAGGTACGCATGTGCAAATTCCCTACTGCGTCGGTATCTCACCAGACATCATGTTGTGACTAACATTTAGAGCAATCTGAAgggcagcaagctgaccaagctCAACCGGGACCTGACCAGACAGACGATTGCCTCCCATCTCCAGTTCTATGAGCCTTGAAAGGCCTCCAAAACTGCTTTGGATGATTCCATTCAGACTGTTGTCAGACAACTTGAGCAGCTCCAGGTTTCCTTTGCAAAAATCCCCAGCCAATGCTCAA harbors:
- the LOC136515881 gene encoding uncharacterized protein; translation: MQQLHRAVGSPTGLVICTDACKGLEKAVGVVFPEVEYRECMRHIYSNFMKHYQENVFTDHLYPAARSYIEGLFRCGFSELSKCDYLTNNVSESFNAQIKKLKGLLLHELIDGIRELIMEKRYLRRQIGKDIQDCILPNVIKDLNTISKNLKVVKVARSDEGITEVTLIDDWNNHKRHMIDFVHEYYSIKRFRAAYASRVEPLPDRKRQQLKDDDSAGPSQIKKKKTTPKKKGAPKKKKKTPKKKKTPKKKKQQKKVAAQQLVL